A stretch of DNA from Oryzomicrobium terrae:
GCTTTCCGCCGTCAGTCCAGCCCGGGCGGCGGCCACCAGCGGCGCCGCGGCAATGGCCGCCTTGACCTCGTTGGCCGGGGGCAGGTCCGCCGCACCCCAGGCGGAGCCGGCCAGCAGCGCAGTTACCAGGAATGCCAGGGGGCGTTGCCGCCGGCACAGCGGGAATTCACGGAAGGTCATGACGGTTGCACCACGGAAGAGTTGTTGCCGCCCGCGCTGTCATCGCTCTCGGCGTCCCGGGGGACGCCGAAGCGGCGGTAGAGGATGGGCAGCAGCACCAGGGTGAGCAGGGTCGAGCTGATCAGCCCGCCCACCACGACGATGGCCAGGGGGCGTTGGATTTCCGAGCCGGGGCCACTGGCGAAGAGCAGGGGAACCAGGCCGAAGGCGGTGATCGAGGCGGTCATCAGCACCGGGCGCAGCCGCCGCCGGGCGCCTTCGCGCACCACTTCGTCCAGGGACAGGCCCTGGTCGCGCAGGGTGTTGAAGTAGCTGACCAGCACCACCCCGTTGAGTACGGCGATGCCGAGCAGGGCGATGAAGCCCACCGAGGCCGGTACCGACAGGTATTCGCCGGAGAGGAACAGGCTGATGGCACCGCCCACCAGGGCGAAGGGGATGTTGGCCAGCACCAGGGTGGCCTGGGGCAGGGAACCGAAGGTGACGAAGAGCAGGCCGAAGATCAGCAGCAGGGCCATCGGCACCACCAGGGCCAGGCGTGCCGCGGCGCGCTGCTGGTTCTCGAACTGGCCGCCCCAGGCGATGCGATAGCCGGCGGGCAGCTTGACGTGGGCGGCCACGGCGGCCTTGGCGTCATCGACGAAACCCACCAGGTCCCGGTCGCGCACGTTGCTCTGCACCACCACGTAGCGTTGGGCGTTTTCCCGGTCTACCTTGACCGGGCCTTCCACCCGCTTCAGGGTCGCCACCGCCGATAGGGGCACGGCACGGCCGTCGGGCAGTTGCAGGCGCAGGTCGGCCAGGGCCGGGGTGGCGGTATCGGCGCCGGGGCCGCGCAGCAGCAGGGGCGTGCGCCGTCCCGGTTCCACCACCACCCCCACCGGCGTGCCTTCGATCAGGCGTTTCAGATCCGCTTCCAGGGCATTTACTGCGAAGCCGAGGCGGCCGGCGGCGAGGCGGTCGATGTTCACCGCCAGGTACTGCACCCCCTCGTTCTTCACCGTAATCACGTCCTCGGCCCCGGTGACGCCTTTCACCGCGCCCTGCACCTGGGCGGCCAGGCCGTTGAGGGTGTCCAGATTGGGGCCGTAGATCTTGATCGCCACGTCGCCGCGTACGCCGGTGAGCATTTCCGAGACGCGCATCTCGATGGGCTGGGTGAAGCTGTAGACCACCCCGGGAAACTCGTCGAGAACCTTGCGCAGCTGGTCGGCCAGCCAGGCCTTGTCCGGGGTGCGCCATTCGGCCATGGGCTTGAGCACCAGGAAGGTGTCGGTCTGGTTGAGGCCCATCGGATCCAGTCCCAACTCGTCGGCGCCGGTGCGGGCGACGATGCGCCGGACCTCCGGGATGTCCTTGAGGATCGCCGCCTGGACGCGCTGGTCCAGGGCCGCCGAGGCGGCCAGGCTGATCGAGGGCAGCTTCTCCAGCTGGACGATCATGTCGCCCTCGTCTAGGGTCGGCATGAAGCTCTTGCCCGTGCCCAGGTAGGCGCCCACCGCCAGCACCAGGGAGAGTCCGGCGCCGATCAGCACCGGCTTGGGATTGGCCAGGGCGCGGGGCAGCAGCCGGTCGTACACGGCGTTGAGCTTGCGCACCAGCCAGGGCTCGCCCGTGGCCGGCTTGAGCAACAGCGAGGCGCCCACCGGCACCACGGTGAACGCCAGCAGCAGCGAGGCCACCAGGGCGAAGACGATGGCTAGGGCCACCGGCATGAACAGCTTGCCTTCCAGGCCCTCCAGGGTGAGCAGGGGGAGGAAGACGATGGTGATGATCGCCACGCCGGAGGCCACCGGCGGCGCCACTTCCGCCACCGCCCGGAAAACCAGGGCGAGATTGTCGTGGGCGCTCAGCTTGCCGTGCTGCCCGGCCCGGGCGTGTAGGTGGGCCTCGATGTTCTCGACCACCACCACGGCGCCGTCCACCAGCATGCCGATGGCGATGGCCAGGCCGCCCAGGCTCATCAGGTTGGCCGACAGGCCGTAGTGGTTCATCAGGATGAAGGTGGCCAGGGCCGACAGGGGCAGGATCGCCGCCACCACCACGGCGGCGCGCAGGCTGCCGAGGAAGGCGAACAGCAGCACCGCCACCAGCACCACCGCTTCGAGCAGGGCCTTGGTCACGGTGTGCACCGCCCGCCCCACCAGTTCGCCCCGGTTGTAGAAGGGCACCAGCCGGGTGCCTGCGGGCAGGGTCGGCTCGATCTCGGCCAGTTTGGCCGCCACCGCTTCCACCACCGCCTGGGCGTTGGCGCCGCGCAGGCCGAGCACCAGGCCTTCCACCGCCTCGCCCTGGGCCAGGACATTGTCCTTGTCGTCCGGCGCGTGCTGCGAATGTTGGGTCACCGCGCCGTAGCGGGTCAGGGCGCCGATGCGCACCTCGGCCACGTCGCCGATGCGCACCGGGGTGTTGCCGCGCACCGCCACCACCACGTTGCGCAGGTCGTCCACGTCGCGGATGGCGCCTTCGGCGCGCACCAGCAGGGCCTCCTCCCCCTCGTTGACCCGGCCGGCGCCGTCGTTGCGGTTGTTCTCGGCGAGCGCGTTTTCCAGGTCGGTGAGCGACAGCTGACGGGCATTGAGGGCCGCCACGTCGGGCACCACCTCGAAGGCCCGGGCGTAGCCCCCCAGGGTGTTTACGTCGGCCACGCCGCGCAGGGTGCGCAGCTGGGGACGGATCGTCCAGTCGAGCAGATTGCGCTTCTCTTCCAGCGACAGGGGCCCTTCGACGGTGAACATGAACATCTCGCCCAGGGGCGTGGTGATCGGCGCCAGGCCGCCGGACGCCTGGCTCGGCAAGTCCTTGAGCACGTTGCCGAGGCGCTCGCCGACCTGCTGGCGGGCCCAGTAGATGTCGGTGCCGTCGTCGAAGTCGATGGTGATGTCGGCCAGGGCGTACTTGGAGGTGGAGCGCAGGATGCGCTGCTTGGGAATGCCCAGCATCTCCTGCTCGATCGGCACGGTGATGCGGGTTTCCACCTCTTCCGGGGTCATGCCCGGGGACTTGATGATGATCTTGACCTGGGTGGTGGAAACGTCGGGGAAGGCGTCGATGGGGAGGCTCTGCAGGCTCACCACGCCGTAGCCGGCGAGCAGCAGGGCGGCCACCCCGACCAGCAGGCGCTGGGCCAGGGACAGGGCGACCAGTTGGGAGAAGAAGCGGGCGATCATGGCCGGCGGGCTCCCTTATTCGCCGCTCTGGCCGAGCCAGGCGGCCTTCAGCGCCGCCACTCCGGCTACCGCCACCCGGGCCTTGTCGGCGAAGGGGATGGCGCCGGCCGGCTTGACCAGCCAGCCCCCGGGCAGGGGGCCGAGCACCGTCACCGGAAAGGGCCGGTACAGCCCTTCCTGCTCGTGCACGAACACGTAGGCCGACGTGGCCTGGCCCGCATTGCCGGCGTTGCTTGCCGCGCCGCTGCGGTAGGTGAGGGCCGCGCCGGGGATGCGCACCGCCCCGGCCAGGGCCGCCTGGCCGGCCAGACTGATCTCGGCTTCCACCGCCTGGCCGGGGCGCAGGGGCAGGCTGGCGGCACCGGCACCCGGGCGCTCCAGGCTGGCGCGCACCGCCACGGTCTGGGCGGCGCCGACCTGGCGGCCGACGCTCACCACCTTGCCGCGCAGGGTGCGGCCGTCGGCCAGGATGGTGCGCACCGGGGCGCCGTCCGGCAACAGGGCGGCCAGGCTGGCGGCCACCTGGATTTCCAGCCCCAGGGCGCTGCTGTCGGCCAGTGAGAACAGGGGGGCGGCGGCGTCGACCCGCTGGCCCGGGGTGGCCAGCTGTTCGAGCACGTAGCCGGAGAGCGGCGCTACGAGGGCGGCGGCGCCGCTCGGGCCGCCCTTGGCGGGCAGGCCGGCCACCCCCAGGGCGAGGCGTTTTTCCTCGGCCTGGGCGGCGGCCTGGGCGGCGTTGGCCCGAGTCGCCTCCAGGCGGGCGGCGGCGATGATGCCTTCGGCAAACAGGGCCTCGTCGCGGCGCCGGGCGCTGGCGGCCAGTTCGGCCTGGCTGCGGGCGACGCTGGCTTCCCGTTGCAGGGCGAGCAGCTCCGGGCTGGCGAAGGTGGCCAGCACGTCGCCCTTGCGCACCTGCTGGCCGGGCACCACCTTGACTGTTTCCACCATGCCGGCGGCGGGGGCGGCCACCATGCGCAGCTGGCCGACCGGCACGCTGACCGTGGCCGGCAGATGGGCCAGGGCGGTGCCGCTGCCGGCCGCCGCCGGGACAACCGGTTCGCTGCGCACGCCGAGGGCCTGGACCTGGCTGGCGGAGAGGGGGATCGGGGCCGTGGCGCCGGCCGGTGCTGTCGCGCTGGCCGGGGCGGCCGCGGCGGGCGGGGGGGCGCCGGGGGCGGCCAGGGC
This window harbors:
- a CDS encoding efflux RND transporter permease subunit; the protein is MIARFFSQLVALSLAQRLLVGVAALLLAGYGVVSLQSLPIDAFPDVSTTQVKIIIKSPGMTPEEVETRITVPIEQEMLGIPKQRILRSTSKYALADITIDFDDGTDIYWARQQVGERLGNVLKDLPSQASGGLAPITTPLGEMFMFTVEGPLSLEEKRNLLDWTIRPQLRTLRGVADVNTLGGYARAFEVVPDVAALNARQLSLTDLENALAENNRNDGAGRVNEGEEALLVRAEGAIRDVDDLRNVVVAVRGNTPVRIGDVAEVRIGALTRYGAVTQHSQHAPDDKDNVLAQGEAVEGLVLGLRGANAQAVVEAVAAKLAEIEPTLPAGTRLVPFYNRGELVGRAVHTVTKALLEAVVLVAVLLFAFLGSLRAAVVVAAILPLSALATFILMNHYGLSANLMSLGGLAIAIGMLVDGAVVVVENIEAHLHARAGQHGKLSAHDNLALVFRAVAEVAPPVASGVAIITIVFLPLLTLEGLEGKLFMPVALAIVFALVASLLLAFTVVPVGASLLLKPATGEPWLVRKLNAVYDRLLPRALANPKPVLIGAGLSLVLAVGAYLGTGKSFMPTLDEGDMIVQLEKLPSISLAASAALDQRVQAAILKDIPEVRRIVARTGADELGLDPMGLNQTDTFLVLKPMAEWRTPDKAWLADQLRKVLDEFPGVVYSFTQPIEMRVSEMLTGVRGDVAIKIYGPNLDTLNGLAAQVQGAVKGVTGAEDVITVKNEGVQYLAVNIDRLAAGRLGFAVNALEADLKRLIEGTPVGVVVEPGRRTPLLLRGPGADTATPALADLRLQLPDGRAVPLSAVATLKRVEGPVKVDRENAQRYVVVQSNVRDRDLVGFVDDAKAAVAAHVKLPAGYRIAWGGQFENQQRAAARLALVVPMALLLIFGLLFVTFGSLPQATLVLANIPFALVGGAISLFLSGEYLSVPASVGFIALLGIAVLNGVVLVSYFNTLRDQGLSLDEVVREGARRRLRPVLMTASITAFGLVPLLFASGPGSEIQRPLAIVVVGGLISSTLLTLVLLPILYRRFGVPRDAESDDSAGGNNSSVVQPS
- a CDS encoding efflux RND transporter periplasmic adaptor subunit, translating into MPNPAPLLDLHGTPLEIEIWRGLQPDTPATMPSGTAGRRPGRSAALPAVLFAALLAGPALAAPGAPPPAAAAPASATAPAGATAPIPLSASQVQALGVRSEPVVPAAAGSGTALAHLPATVSVPVGQLRMVAAPAAGMVETVKVVPGQQVRKGDVLATFASPELLALQREASVARSQAELAASARRRDEALFAEGIIAAARLEATRANAAQAAAQAEEKRLALGVAGLPAKGGPSGAAALVAPLSGYVLEQLATPGQRVDAAAPLFSLADSSALGLEIQVAASLAALLPDGAPVRTILADGRTLRGKVVSVGRQVGAAQTVAVRASLERPGAGAASLPLRPGQAVEAEISLAGQAALAGAVRIPGAALTYRSGAASNAGNAGQATSAYVFVHEQEGLYRPFPVTVLGPLPGGWLVKPAGAIPFADKARVAVAGVAALKAAWLGQSGE